A window of the Hordeum vulgare subsp. vulgare chromosome 5H, MorexV3_pseudomolecules_assembly, whole genome shotgun sequence genome harbors these coding sequences:
- the LOC123397471 gene encoding endoglucanase 4-like, translating to MASSKACMSTYLIAVLCLVAGMRNAAAFNYADALDKAVLFFEAQRSGKLPRGQRVAWRADSALSDGNASNVDLVGGYYDAGDNVKFGLPMAFTVTMLSWSVVEFGGAMPGGQLANAEAAVRWGSDYLLKAATATPGALYVQVADPYQDHRCWERAEDMDTPRAVYKVTPQSPGSDVAGETAAALAAASLVFRARDPAYSSKLLRAARQVFDFADRYRGSYSDSLSSVVCPFYCSYSGYQDELLWAATWLHLASSPSSSSPYMSYINSNGHTLGAEQDGYTVSWDDKRAATKVLLSKVLLQNRVEGLRTYKAHADKYICSLVPGAGGFQSQYTPGGLLFKEGYSNMEYVTSTAFLLLTYAKYLGSTGGAASCGSTAVTPSTLVSLAKKQVDYILGANPAGMSYMVGFGARYPRRVHHRGASMPSVRDHPARIGCDEGFRYLHSSDPDRNVLVGAVVGGPDQSDSYSDSRDNYAQAEPSTYTNAPLVGALAFFAGPRSA from the exons ATGGCATCCTCCAAAGCTTGCATGTCCACTTACCTGATCGCCGTCCTCTGTCTGGTCGCCGGCATGCGCAACGCCGCGGCGTTCAACTACGCGGACGCcctcgacaaggcggtcctcttcttcgaggcGCAGCGCTCGGGGAAGCTGCCGCGGGGACAACGAGTGGCGTGGCGAGCCGACTCCGCCCTGTCCGACGGCAACGCCTCCAAT GTGGACCTTGTCGGAGGGTACTACGACGCCGGGGACAACGTCAAGTTCGGCCTGCCCATGGCGTTCACGGTGACCATGCTGTCGTGGAGCGTGGTGGAGTTCGGCGGCGCGATGCCGGGCGGCCAGCTCGCGAACGCCGAGGCCGCGGTGAGGTGGGGCTCCGACTACCTGCTcaaggcggcgacggcgacgccgGGCGCGCTGTACGTGCAGGTGGCGGAcccgtaccaggaccaccggtgCTGGGAGCGGGCGGAGGACATGGACACGCCGCGCGCCGTGTACAAGGTGACGCCCCAGAGCCCCGGGTCGGACGTGGCGGGCGAGACCGCGGCGGCGCTGGCCGCGGCCTCCCTGGTGTTCCGCGCCCGCGACCCGGCCTACTCGTCCAAGCTGCTCCGCGCCGCTCGGCAGGTGTTCGATTTCGCGGACCGGTACAGGGGCTCCTACAGCGACTCGCTCAGCTCCGTGGTGTGTCCCTTCTACTGCTCCTACTCCGGCTACCAG gacGAGCTCCTTTGGGCGGCGACGTGGCTGCACCTGGCGTCGTCGCCATCATCGAGCTCGCCGTACATGTCGTACATCAACTCCAACGGGCACACTCTGGGCGCGGAGCAAGACGGGTACACCGTTAGCTGGGACGACAAGCGCGCCGCCACCAAAGTCCTCCTCTCCAAG GTGTTGCTGCAGAACCGGGTGGAGGGGTTGCGCACGTACAAGGCACACGCCGACAAGTACATCTGCTCGCTCGTCCCCGGAGCCGGCGGCTTCCAGTCCCAGTACACACCAGGAGGCCTCCTGTTCAAGGAAGGCTACAGCAACATGGAGTACGTCACCTCCACGgccttcctcctcctcacctATGCCAAGTACCTCGGCTCCACCGGCGGCGCGGCCTCCTGCGGCTCCACCGCCGTCACGCCCTCCACCCTCGTCTCGCTTGCCAAGAAGCAGGTGGATTACATACTGGGCGCGAACCCGGCGGGGATGTCGTACATGGTCGGGTTCGGGGCGCGGTACCCGAGGCGCGTGCACCATCGGGGCGCTTCCATGCCGTCGGTGCGCGACCACCCGGCCCGCATCGGCTGCGACGAGGGGTTCCGCTACCTGCACTCGTCGGACCCGGACCGCAACGTGCTCGTCGGCGCCGTCGTGGGCGGACCCGACCAGAGCGACAGCTACTCCGACAGCCGCGACAACTACGCCCAGGCCGAGCCGTCCACCTACACCAACGCTCCGCTCGTTGGCGCCCTTGCCTTCTTCGCGGGGCCACGCTCAGCATAA